The Solanum pennellii chromosome 11, SPENNV200 genome contains a region encoding:
- the LOC107002962 gene encoding guanylate kinase 2, chloroplastic/mitochondrial gives MQFRRFYTSLANSNRNPFLLYRNLTNPFAVFDPNPQFLSTQRILKNLVQRPIRVSKRFVSSFPAMAEGRRPTHVPIPPPETADKAELYRALEAAVGSQFSSEPLAPEPHPLIIVVSGPSGVGKDAVIKRLREVRENIHFVVTATTRGKRPGEVDGKDYFFTSKEEFLSMIERHELLEYALVYGDYKGIPKQQIRDHMAKGLDIVLRVDIQGAATLRRILRNSAVFVFLVAESEDALVKRLIDRKTETKETLLVRIATSREEVRHMGEFDYVVVNREGELENSVKLMESIIDAEKAKVRQRTVTI, from the coding sequence ATGCAATTTCGCAGGTTCTACACCTCTCTAGCGAATTCTAACCGCAACCCATTTCTCCTATATCGAAATCTCACAAACCCTTTTGCTGTTTTCGACCCTAACCCACAGTTTCTCTCTACgcaaagaatcttgaaaaacctGGTTCAAAGGCCAATTCGTGTGTCGAAACGTTTTGTCTCATCATTTCCTGCTATGGCAGAAGGAAGAAGACCCACTCATGTGCCTATACCACCCCCAGAAACTGCTGACAAGGCGGAATTGTATCGAGCACTTGAGGCTGCGGTGGGGTCGCAGTTTAGTTCAGAGCCATTGGCACCGGAGCCTCATCCTTTGATTATTGTGGTTAGTGGTCCAAGTGGGGTTGGTAAAGATGCTGTGATTAAAAGGCTTAGAGAAGTTAGGGAGAATATTCATTTTGTTGTTACTGCAACGACTAGGGGGAAAAGGCCGGGTGAGGTTGATGGAAAAGATTACTTCTTTACGAGTAAAGAAGAGTTTTTGTCAATGATTGAGAGACATGAGTTGTTGGAGTATGCATTGGTGTATGGGGATTATAAGGGTATACCAAAGCAACAAATTAGGGATCATATGGCTAAAGGATTGGATATTGTGTTGAGAGTTGATATACAAGGTGCAGCAACACTGAGGAGGATTTTGAGAAATTCTGCAGTGTTTGTGTTCTTGGTGGCGGAGAGTGAAGATGCATTGGTTAAGAGGTTGATTGATAGGAAGACTGAGACTAAAGAGACTTTGCTAGTGAGAATTGCCACGTCTCGAGAGGAAGTGAGGCATATGGGGGAGTTTGATTATGTGGTAGTGAATAGAGAAGGGGAGTTGGAGAATTCTGTTAAGTTAATGGAGTCTATAATTGATGCTGAGAAAGCTAAAGTGAGGCAAAGAACAGTGACGATTTAG
- the LOC107004651 gene encoding phosphatidylinositol 4-kinase beta 1-like isoform X1, which yields MVRLLGLTRGEPAESPREVTRTIPTSEDIGESGWLIRFFDSAFFCEWIAVSYLYKHDHPGVRDYLCNRMYTLPLSGIESYLFQISYMMVHKPSPSLDKFVIDVCSKSLHIALKVHWFLMAELEDTDDNEGISRLQEKCQIAATLMGEWPPLIKPPNTSSNLLGKNQMLNKLLSSKQKLLSLTSSPPAVQRSLSFSPSGSSLPQDDGLGSKISSPEENKIFKKLIPGPKVRDALLFRKSVEKDDEEPEKDSFLKRLLRDSRDEDVRKSAEKDDAEPERDGFFKRFLRESRDDDSRKSVDKDEEESEKDGFFRRLLSNSKDDYARKSVDKDAEESEKDGFFRRLLSTNKDDDEDVHSSTDGFFKRMFRDNKNDLEDKVGSKPVEDDEKDGFFRKLLKDKKIEEKKDVRERNETPEKSTRSSEDDEKEGFFKKFFKEKFEDKKDGNDRADDDLRRHANGEEEEPSEFPLFRRLFRVHPEDSKLSASNESSNGGSFLESSPGTENFFRKLFKDRDRSVEDSELFGSKGNKEKRPGSPKQNEKLNAKPPLPDNGLSQFRKGAYHQSLDFVQSLSDTSYGLVDVFPVEDRKSALCESLVEINAHLADAQNSGGVCFPMGKGMYRVLHIPEDEAVLLNSREKAPYLICVEVLKCESPNSKDTLNSQKLSKGGIPLANGDVLLPKPPPWAYPLWTGQDNHNDRMSRSASQAIDQAMAQLWDTKVKFVRVNFSVEMQSESAIDHCSLGSASESYSKCREVPSLPLKSDAIDSEWVRVVLTVDPGVRMEDIVDQEPPRKKEHRRVPSTVAIEEVKLAALKGEAPPGLPLKGAGQDSSDAQPKVTNGGLPNVSDALSGELWEVKKERIRKCSGYGKLPGWDLRSFIVKSGDDCRQEHLAVQLISHFYDIFQEAGLPLWLRPYEVLVTSSYTALIETIPDTASIHSIKSRFPHITSLREFYVAKYLENSPTFKLAQRNFVESMAGYSLVCYLLQIKDRHNGNLLLDEEGHIIHIDFGFMLSNSPGGVNFESAPFKLTRELLEIMDSDAEGVPSEFFDYFKVLCIQGFLTCRKHAERIILLVEMLQDSGYPCFKGGPRTIQNLRKRFHLSLTEEQCVSLVLSLISSSLDAWRTRQYDYYQRVLNGIL from the exons ATGGTGAGGTTATTGGGATTGACGAGAGGAGAGCCGGCCGAGTCACCTCGGGAGGTAACTCGGACAATCCCAACAAGTGAGGATATTGGAGAGAGTGGTTGGCTTATTAGATTCTTTGATTCTGCGTTCTTCTGTGAGTGGATCGCTGTCAGCTACCTTTATAAGCATGATCATCCTGGTGTTAGGGACTATTTGTGTAATAGAATGTACACACTGCCACTTTCTGGCATTGAGAGTTACTTGTTTCAGATATCGTATATGATGGTTCATAAACCGAGCCCATCGTTGGATAAGTTTGTGATTGATGTGTGTTCGAAGTCATTGCATATTGCCCTTAAAGTGCACTGGTTTTTGATGGCGGAGTTGGAGGATACAGATGATAATGAGGGGATAAGTAGGCTTCAGGAGAAGTGTCAGATTGCTGCTACTTTGATGGGTGAGTGGCCACCTTTGATAAAACCTCCAAACACTTCATCTAATTTATTGGGAAAGAATCAGATGCTTAATAAGTTATTGTCTTCAAAACAGAAGCTATTATCCTTGACATCTTCACCACCAGCTGTACAGCGGTCTCTGTCGTTTTCACCCTCAGGGAGTTCATTGCCACAGGATGATGGTCTTGGAAGTAAAATATCGTCGCCTGAGGAAAATAAGATATTTAAGAAGTTGATTCCGGGTCCAAAAGTAAGAGATGCATTGCTCTTCAGGAAATCCGTGGAGAAGGATGATGAAGAACCAGAAAAAGATAGTTTTTTGAAGAGACTTTTGAGGGATAGTAGGGATGAAGACGTGAGGAAATCAGCGGAAAAGGATGATGCAGAACCGGAGAGGGATGGTTTTTTTAAGAGGTTTTTAAGAGAGAGTCGGGATGATGATAGTAGGAAATCAGTGGACAAAGATGAAGAGGAGTCGGAAAAAGATGGATTTTTTCGCAGACTTCTTAGTAATAGTAAAGATGATTATGCTAGGAAATCTGTGGATAAGGATGCAGAGGAATCAGAGAAGGATGGTTTCTTCAGGAGGCTTTTGAGTACCAACaaggatgatgatgaggatgtgCACTCAAGTACAGATGGATTTTTCAAACGTATGTTTCGtgataataaaaatgatttggaGGATAAAGTAGGTTCCAAACCTgttgaagatgatgaaaaaGACGGTTTTTTCCGGAAGCTTTTaaaggacaaaaaaattgaGGAGAAGAAGGATGTAAGAGAAAGGAATGAAACACCTGAAAAATCAACAAGGAGTTCTGAAGATGATGAAAAGGAAGGGTTCTTCAAAAagttttttaaggaaaaatttgaGGATAAGAAAGATGGTAATGACAGGGCTGATGACGATCTTAGGAGGCATGCAAATGGTGAGGAAGAAGAGCCTTCAGAATTTCCATTGTTTCGTAGACTATTTCGAGTGCATCCAGAGGATTCAAAACTGTCAGCATCAAATGAAAGCAGTAATGGTGGCAGTTTTCTTGAGAGCAGTCCTGGAACTGAGAACTTTTTCCGCAAGCTGTTTAAGGATCGTGACCGTTCAGTTGAAGATTCAGAGCTCTTTGGTTCAAAGGGGAACAAAGAG AAACGTCCTGGCTCCCCAAAGCAGAATGAGAAGTTAAATGCAAAACCTCCACTTCCAGATAACGGGTTGTCACAATTTCGGAAAGGGGCCTATCACCAATCACTTGATTTTGTGCAGTCACTGAGCGATACTTCTTATGGACTAGTAGATGTGTTTCCGGTCGAAGATCGAAAAAGTGCTCTTTGTGAG TCATTAGTGGAGATCAATGCACATCTAGCGGATGCTCAAAACAGTGGAG GAGTGTGCTTTCCGATGGGAAAGGGGATGTATCGTGTTCTTCATATTCCTGAAGATGAAGCGGTTCTCTTGAATTCAAGAGAAAAGGCTCCTTATTTGATATGTGTTGAAGTTTTAAAATGTGAAAGCCCCAA TTCAAAAGACACATTAAACTCTCAAAAGCTATCTAAGGGAGGGATCCCTCTGGCAAATGGAGATGTTCTATTGCCAAAGCCTCCTCCTTGGGCTTATCCTCTTTGGACAGGACAGGACAATCACAATGACAGAATGTCAAGGTCTGCATCTCAGGCCATAGACCAAGCAATGGCTCAATTATGGGATACTAAAGTGAAATTTGTGCGAGTGAATTTTTCGGTAGAGATGCAATCAGAGTCTGCAATAGATCATTGCAGCCTTGGTTCTGCTTCAGAAAGTTATAGTAAATGCAGAGAGGTCCCATCTCTTCCATTGAAGTCTGATGCTATTGATTCAGAATGGGTACGCGTTGTCTTGACTGTAGATCCTGGTGTTAGGATGGAGGATATAGTGGACCAGGAACCACCAAGAAAGAAAGAGCATCGAAGGGTTCCCAGTACAGTAGCCATCGAGGAAGTTAAG TTAGCTGCATTAAAAGGAGAAGCACCTCCTGGACTACCTTTGAAAGGTGCTGGTCAGGATTCATCTGATGCACAACCTAAG GTCACAAATGGTGGTCTTCCCAATGTTAGTGATGCACTTTCTGGAGAACTCTGGGAAGTCAAGAAGGAAAGAATACGCAAATGCTCTGGTTATGGGAAATTGCCTGGGTGGGACTTGAGATCT TTCATCGTGAAGAGTGGTGATGATTGCAGACAAGAGCATCTTGCTGTACAACTTATCTCCCACTTCTACG ATATCTTCCAGGAAGCTGGTCTGCCGCTTTGGTTGCGTCCTTATGAAGTCTTAGTTACATCCTCTTATACTGCTCTAATTGAAACAATTCCAGATACG GCCTCAATTCATTCTATTAAAAGTAGATTTCCTCACATCACAAGTCTACGTGAATTTTATGTTGCCAAGTATCTGGAGAACTCTCCAACCTTTAAGCTTGCCCAG AGAAATTTTGTTGAAAGCATGGCTGGATATTCTCTGGTTTGCTACCTTTTGCAG ATAAAGGATCGACACAACGGAAATCTTCTATTGGATGAAGAAGGACATATCATACACATTGACTTTGGTTTCATGCTATCTAATTCACCTGGAGGTGTAAATTTTGAAAGTGCACCATTTAAATTGACACGTGAACTTCTTGAG ATCATGGATTCTGATGCTGAAGGAGTTCCAAGCGAGTTCTTTGattatttcaaa GTTCTATGCATccaagggtttctcacatgtcGGAAGCACGCAGAGCGTATAATTCTTCTTGTCGAGATGCTACAG GATTCTGGTTACCCTTGTTTCAAGGGTGGTCCCCGAACAATTCAGAACCTAAGAAAGAGATTTCATCTTAGTTTAACAGAAGAG CAATGTGTTTCCTTGGTACTTTCTTTGATTAGCAGTAGCTTGGATGCGTGGCGTACTCGTCAGTATGATTATTATCAGAGGGTCTTAAATGGGATATTATGA
- the LOC107004651 gene encoding phosphatidylinositol 4-kinase beta 1-like isoform X2 produces the protein MVRLLGLTRGEPAESPREVTRTIPTSEDIGESGWLIRFFDSAFFCEWIAVSYLYKHDHPGVRDYLCNRMYTLPLSGIESYLFQISYMMVHKPSPSLDKFVIDVCSKSLHIALKVHWFLMAELEDTDDNEGISRLQEKCQIAATLMGEWPPLIKPPNTSSNLLGKNQMLNKLLSSKQKLLSLTSSPPAVQRSLSFSPSGSSLPQDDGLGSKISSPEENKIFKKLIPGPKVRDALLFRKSVEKDDEEPEKDSFLKRLLRDSRDEDVRKSAEKDDAEPERDGFFKRFLRESRDDDSRKSVDKDEEESEKDGFFRRLLSNSKDDYARKSVDKDAEESEKDGFFRRLLSTNKDDDEDVHSSTDGFFKRMFRDNKNDLEDKVGSKPVEDDEKDGFFRKLLKDKKIEEKKDVRERNETPEKSTRSSEDDEKEGFFKKFFKEKFEDKKDGNDRADDDLRRHANGEEEEPSEFPLFRRLFRVHPEDSKLSASNESSNGGSFLESSPGTENFFRKLFKDRDRSVEDSELFGSKGNKEKRPGSPKQNEKLNAKPPLPDNGLSQFRKGAYHQSLDFVQSLSDTSYGLVDVFPVEDRKSALCESLVEINAHLADAQNSGGVCFPMGKGMYRVLHIPEDEAVLLNSREKAPYLICVEVLKCESPNSKDTLNSQKLSKGGIPLANGDVLLPKPPPWAYPLWTGQDNHNDRMSRSASQAIDQAMAQLWDTKVKFVRVNFSVEMQSESAIDHCSLGSASESYSKCREVPSLPLKSDAIDSEWVRVVLTVDPGVRMEDIVDQEPPRKKEHRRVPSTVAIEEVKLAALKGEAPPGLPLKGAGQDSSDAQPKVTNGGLPNVSDALSGELWEVKKERIRKCSGYGKLPGWDLRSFIVKSGDDCRQEHLAVQLISHFYDIFQEAGLPLWLRPYEVLVTSSYTALIETIPDTASIHSIKSRFPHITSLREFYVAKYLENSPTFKLAQRNFVESMAGYSLVCYLLQIKDRHNGNLLLDEEGHIIHIDFGFMLSNSPGGVNFESAPFKLTRELLEFLSICCG, from the exons ATGGTGAGGTTATTGGGATTGACGAGAGGAGAGCCGGCCGAGTCACCTCGGGAGGTAACTCGGACAATCCCAACAAGTGAGGATATTGGAGAGAGTGGTTGGCTTATTAGATTCTTTGATTCTGCGTTCTTCTGTGAGTGGATCGCTGTCAGCTACCTTTATAAGCATGATCATCCTGGTGTTAGGGACTATTTGTGTAATAGAATGTACACACTGCCACTTTCTGGCATTGAGAGTTACTTGTTTCAGATATCGTATATGATGGTTCATAAACCGAGCCCATCGTTGGATAAGTTTGTGATTGATGTGTGTTCGAAGTCATTGCATATTGCCCTTAAAGTGCACTGGTTTTTGATGGCGGAGTTGGAGGATACAGATGATAATGAGGGGATAAGTAGGCTTCAGGAGAAGTGTCAGATTGCTGCTACTTTGATGGGTGAGTGGCCACCTTTGATAAAACCTCCAAACACTTCATCTAATTTATTGGGAAAGAATCAGATGCTTAATAAGTTATTGTCTTCAAAACAGAAGCTATTATCCTTGACATCTTCACCACCAGCTGTACAGCGGTCTCTGTCGTTTTCACCCTCAGGGAGTTCATTGCCACAGGATGATGGTCTTGGAAGTAAAATATCGTCGCCTGAGGAAAATAAGATATTTAAGAAGTTGATTCCGGGTCCAAAAGTAAGAGATGCATTGCTCTTCAGGAAATCCGTGGAGAAGGATGATGAAGAACCAGAAAAAGATAGTTTTTTGAAGAGACTTTTGAGGGATAGTAGGGATGAAGACGTGAGGAAATCAGCGGAAAAGGATGATGCAGAACCGGAGAGGGATGGTTTTTTTAAGAGGTTTTTAAGAGAGAGTCGGGATGATGATAGTAGGAAATCAGTGGACAAAGATGAAGAGGAGTCGGAAAAAGATGGATTTTTTCGCAGACTTCTTAGTAATAGTAAAGATGATTATGCTAGGAAATCTGTGGATAAGGATGCAGAGGAATCAGAGAAGGATGGTTTCTTCAGGAGGCTTTTGAGTACCAACaaggatgatgatgaggatgtgCACTCAAGTACAGATGGATTTTTCAAACGTATGTTTCGtgataataaaaatgatttggaGGATAAAGTAGGTTCCAAACCTgttgaagatgatgaaaaaGACGGTTTTTTCCGGAAGCTTTTaaaggacaaaaaaattgaGGAGAAGAAGGATGTAAGAGAAAGGAATGAAACACCTGAAAAATCAACAAGGAGTTCTGAAGATGATGAAAAGGAAGGGTTCTTCAAAAagttttttaaggaaaaatttgaGGATAAGAAAGATGGTAATGACAGGGCTGATGACGATCTTAGGAGGCATGCAAATGGTGAGGAAGAAGAGCCTTCAGAATTTCCATTGTTTCGTAGACTATTTCGAGTGCATCCAGAGGATTCAAAACTGTCAGCATCAAATGAAAGCAGTAATGGTGGCAGTTTTCTTGAGAGCAGTCCTGGAACTGAGAACTTTTTCCGCAAGCTGTTTAAGGATCGTGACCGTTCAGTTGAAGATTCAGAGCTCTTTGGTTCAAAGGGGAACAAAGAG AAACGTCCTGGCTCCCCAAAGCAGAATGAGAAGTTAAATGCAAAACCTCCACTTCCAGATAACGGGTTGTCACAATTTCGGAAAGGGGCCTATCACCAATCACTTGATTTTGTGCAGTCACTGAGCGATACTTCTTATGGACTAGTAGATGTGTTTCCGGTCGAAGATCGAAAAAGTGCTCTTTGTGAG TCATTAGTGGAGATCAATGCACATCTAGCGGATGCTCAAAACAGTGGAG GAGTGTGCTTTCCGATGGGAAAGGGGATGTATCGTGTTCTTCATATTCCTGAAGATGAAGCGGTTCTCTTGAATTCAAGAGAAAAGGCTCCTTATTTGATATGTGTTGAAGTTTTAAAATGTGAAAGCCCCAA TTCAAAAGACACATTAAACTCTCAAAAGCTATCTAAGGGAGGGATCCCTCTGGCAAATGGAGATGTTCTATTGCCAAAGCCTCCTCCTTGGGCTTATCCTCTTTGGACAGGACAGGACAATCACAATGACAGAATGTCAAGGTCTGCATCTCAGGCCATAGACCAAGCAATGGCTCAATTATGGGATACTAAAGTGAAATTTGTGCGAGTGAATTTTTCGGTAGAGATGCAATCAGAGTCTGCAATAGATCATTGCAGCCTTGGTTCTGCTTCAGAAAGTTATAGTAAATGCAGAGAGGTCCCATCTCTTCCATTGAAGTCTGATGCTATTGATTCAGAATGGGTACGCGTTGTCTTGACTGTAGATCCTGGTGTTAGGATGGAGGATATAGTGGACCAGGAACCACCAAGAAAGAAAGAGCATCGAAGGGTTCCCAGTACAGTAGCCATCGAGGAAGTTAAG TTAGCTGCATTAAAAGGAGAAGCACCTCCTGGACTACCTTTGAAAGGTGCTGGTCAGGATTCATCTGATGCACAACCTAAG GTCACAAATGGTGGTCTTCCCAATGTTAGTGATGCACTTTCTGGAGAACTCTGGGAAGTCAAGAAGGAAAGAATACGCAAATGCTCTGGTTATGGGAAATTGCCTGGGTGGGACTTGAGATCT TTCATCGTGAAGAGTGGTGATGATTGCAGACAAGAGCATCTTGCTGTACAACTTATCTCCCACTTCTACG ATATCTTCCAGGAAGCTGGTCTGCCGCTTTGGTTGCGTCCTTATGAAGTCTTAGTTACATCCTCTTATACTGCTCTAATTGAAACAATTCCAGATACG GCCTCAATTCATTCTATTAAAAGTAGATTTCCTCACATCACAAGTCTACGTGAATTTTATGTTGCCAAGTATCTGGAGAACTCTCCAACCTTTAAGCTTGCCCAG AGAAATTTTGTTGAAAGCATGGCTGGATATTCTCTGGTTTGCTACCTTTTGCAG ATAAAGGATCGACACAACGGAAATCTTCTATTGGATGAAGAAGGACATATCATACACATTGACTTTGGTTTCATGCTATCTAATTCACCTGGAGGTGTAAATTTTGAAAGTGCACCATTTAAATTGACACGTGAACTTCTTGAG TTTCTCAGCATATGTTGTGGTTGA